A stretch of the Aegilops tauschii subsp. strangulata cultivar AL8/78 chromosome 4, Aet v6.0, whole genome shotgun sequence genome encodes the following:
- the LOC109776012 gene encoding NAC domain-containing protein 22: MAMAAVASPIMEVDQDLPGFRFHPTEEELLGFYLSRVALGKKLHFDIIGTLNIYRHDPWDLPGMAKIGEREWYFFVPRDRKAGSGGRPNRTTERGFWKATGSDRAIRSTADPKRVIGLKKTLVFYQGRAPRGTKTDWVMNEYRLPDNGAPPPQEDTVLCKVYRKATPLKELEQRAFEIEEMKQRSGSNGGYGYSGAARACPAACDFYLSPSDDVQDNFLIPSSSSSSSTAPSDNSSSHDADAPRIAKKEADVAMVTVASTSSLPQAANAPFHLQLPAVNPPCGLQLPAANHGMSNMSSLQLPAASQGVVDLPSLQLPAASSHRVFDWLNDPFLTQLRSPWQDTHCMSPYAHLLY; encoded by the exons ATGGCAATGGCAGCAGTGGCGTCGCCGATCATGGAGGTCGATCAGGACCTCCCCGGCTTCCGCTTCCACCCCACGGAGGAGGAGCTCCTCGGCTTCTACCTCTCCCGCGTCGCCCTCGGCAAAAAGCTCCACTTCGACATCATCGGCACCCTCAACATCTACCGCCACGATCCCTGGGATCTTCCTG GGATGGCAAAGATCGGGGAGAGGGAGTGGTACTTCTTCGTGCCGCGTGACCGGAAGGCCGGGAGCGGCGGGCGGCCGAACCGGACGACGGAGCGGGGGTTCTGGAAGGCGACGGGCTCTGACAGGGCCATCCGGAGCACCGCCGACCCCAAGCGGGTCATCGGCCTCAAGAAGACGCTCGTCTTCTACCAGGGCCGCGCTCCTCGGGGCACCAAGACCGACTGGGTCATGAACGAGTACcgcctccccgacaacggcgcgccgccgccccaggaGGACACGGTGCTATGCAAGGTGTACCGGAAGGCCACGCCGCTAAAGGAGCTTGAGCAGAGAGCCTTTGAGATTGAGGAGATGAAGCAGAGATCAGGCAGCAACGGTGGGTACGGCTACAGTGGCGCGGCCAGAGCGTGCCCCGCAGCCTGCGACTTCTACCTGTCGCCGTCCGACGACGTCCAGGACAACTTCctgatcccctcctcctcctcctcctcatcgacGGCGCCGTCCGACAACAGCAGCAGCCACGACGCGGACGCGCCCAGGATAGCCAAGAAGGAAGCAGACGTCGCCATGGTCACCGTCGCGTCCACGTCGTCTCTGCCGCAAGCGGCAAACGCGCCCTTCCATCTGCAGCTCCCGGCCGTGAACCCACCCTGCGGCCTCCAGCTCCCGGCGGCGAACCATGGGATGTCGAACATGTCCAGCCTGCAGCTACCGGCGGCGAGCCAGGGTGTGGTGGACCTGCCAAGCCTGCAGCTCCCGGCGGCGAGCAGCCACAGAGTGTTCGACTGGCTAAATGACCCGTTCCTGACGCAGCTGCGCAGCCCGTGGCAGGACACGCATTGCATGTCCCCTTACGCCCATCTGCTATACTAA